One window from the genome of Cyprinus carpio isolate SPL01 chromosome B1, ASM1834038v1, whole genome shotgun sequence encodes:
- the LOC109071724 gene encoding CMRF35-like molecule 5: MWSFLLLWSCMHIAVVVAHTPIFGHRGERLHIRCPYKSGYESNPKYFCKGECKFGNKNIVVKSGSPAKEERFSLTDDKRSRVFTVSITDLRTTDQGQYWCGVKRILTTDVYTEILLLVKQDERLTEFPTISLFLITSTRGSSAPLTPQTLLAQTSAPNSDSFVIIIITAGGLVLLLISAVLLVVAVRKKKQTCGLVSFFTEELHVMTRKAEENAYGKGNPAVVSHSHTAQSDDGSAANVFHRPANTETVDTDLDYMNVAAAVRNGVDPDQIYTELNASRQSDVYQSLRTDSVQEESIYHSIDQTPEH; this comes from the exons ATGTGGAGCTTTCTTCTTCTCTGGTCCTGCATGCATATCG ctgtTGTTGTTGCTCATACTCCAATTTTTGGACACAGAGGAGAGCGGCTTCACATCAGATGCCCCTATAAATCTGGATATGAATCAAATCCAAAGTATTTTTGTAAAGGCGAGTGTAAGTTtggaaataaaaacattgtggTTAAATCAGGATCTCCAGCTAAAGAAGAGAGATTCTCTCTGACTGACGACAAGAGGAGCAGAGTTTTTACCGTCAGCATCACTGACCTGAGAACAACTGATCAAGGACAATACTGGTGTGGAGTGAAGAGGATTTTAACTACTGATGTCTACACAGAGATTTTGTTGCTGGTAAAACAGG ATGAGAGGTTGACTGAATTTCCAACCATCAGTCTGTTTTTAATAACCAGCACACGTGGTTCATCAGCTCCTCTGACTCCTCAAACCCTGTTAGCACAGACATCTGCACCTAACTCAG ATTcatttgtcatcatcatcatcactgcagGAGGTTTGGTCTTGCTCCTGATCTCTGCTGTATTGCTTGTTGTGGCAGTACGAAAGAAAAAGCAGACTTGTG GTCTGGTTTCCTTCTTTACTGAAGAGCTTCATGTGATGACAAGAAAAGCAGAAGAA AATGCTTACGGGAAAGGAAACCCAGCTGTggtctcacactcacacacagctcAAAGTGATGACGGTTCTGCTGCAAACGTGTTTCACAGACCTGCAAACACAGAAACAGTCGACACAGACCTCGACTACATGAATGTTGCTGCTGCAGTGAGAAACGGTGTGGATCCAGATCAGATCTACACAGAACTGAACGCCAGCAGACAGAGTGACGTTTATCAGAGTCTCAGAACTGATTCTGTTCAAGAAGAGTCCATCTATCACAGTATTGATCAAACACCTGAACACTGA
- the LOC109071725 gene encoding CMRF35-like molecule 6, protein MLTLKWHLPAVLGILALWLMENSLAVNITGSVGSNFSVSCSYPETYQNNSKYFCQMSGSFAPGALRCVHITQPETRSGRGRLALLDDTSAHVLTANISTLAPEDSGKYWCGVDIALLPDFTSEIWITVTKEQPQEQTTDRFTEDPAGEIMKY, encoded by the exons ATGCTAACTCTGAAATGGCATCTGCCAGCAGTTCTTGGTATATTGGCGCTTTGGCTGATGGAGAACTCGCTGGCTGTTAACATCACTGGATCTGTGGGAAGCAACTTCTCAGTCTCCTGCAGCTATCCTGAAACCTACCAGAACAACAGCAAGTACTTCTGCCAGATGAGCGGCTCGTTTGCTCCAGGAGCTCTTCGGTGTGTTCACATCACACAACCAGAGACGAGGTCTGGACGAGGGAGACTGGCTCTTCTGGACGACACCAGCGCTCATGTTCTTACAGCAAACATCTCTACACTGGCTCCAGAAGACTCGGGAAAGTACTGGTGTGGTGTAGATATCGCTCTGCTGCCAGATTTCACCTCAGAGATCTGGATAACAGTCACCAAAG AACAGCCACAAGAGCAAACCACAGACCGGTTCACGGAAGATCCTGCCGGTGAGATTATGAAATACTGA
- the LOC122136002 gene encoding uncharacterized protein LOC122136002, whose protein sequence is MSQEDGETKREVNALSYHAGGRRLFSMWIFLGFLSHISKVGSLNPHTAPVGESITFHCSHFLADGNIKYFCRDSCVGDNILIRSEIGENPTGTGRYTLSDEGSDFTVTITDLRLSDSGTYICAVDRFFKDTYNYVTLHVIEVSTLTPVPTSASRPPGRRTTTDITENKRTSVMKRSTVNTSPKTMSRSALFDPMVLVGAALGALVLICTVIFFILIKLKQKRRSSSLTSSAHQPDFLIYTTPNVTAQTDSLNYSSVKFIKEPNCSVKTNEMFEMNPNEGVETLYSSVQTQHHSGIFDPNSIIYSIVHKGQ, encoded by the exons ATGTCTCAAGAGGATGGCGAGACAAAAAGAGAAGTAAATGCTTTGTCTTACCACGCAGGAGGAAGGCGTCTTTTCAGCATGTGGATTTTTCTAGGTTTCCTCTCCCACATCTCCAAAG TGGGGTCTCTGAATCCTCACACTGCTCCAGTGGGAGAAAGCATCACATTTCATTGTTCACATTTCCTAGCTGATGGAAACATCAAATATTTCTGCAGAGACTCTTGTGTGGGTGATAATATTCTCATTCGATCAGAGATAGGAGAGAATCCGACTGGCACAGGTAGATACACTCTGTCTGATGAAGGATCAGACTTCACCGTGACCATCACTGACCTGCGGTTATCAGACTCTGGCACTTACATCTGCGCAGTAGACAGATTTTTTAAAGACACTTACAACTATGTAACTCTACATGTGATTGAGG TTTCTACGTTAACACCTGTTCCAACAAGTGCATCCAGACCTCCTGGAAGAAGAACAACTACAGATATAACCG agAATAAGAGAACATCAGTGATGAAGCGGTCAACTGTCAACACTTCGCCAAAAACCATGAGCAGATCAGCACTGTTTG ATCCTATGGTTCTTGTTGGTGCTGCCCTTGGTGCTCTGGTGCTGATTTGTACAGTCATCTTCTTCATACTTATCAAACTAAAGCAGAAGAGACGCTCCTCCAGTTTGACATCATCTGCACATCAACCTGATTTTCTGATTTATACCACACCGAATGTCACTGCACAAACAGACAGTCTGAACTATTCCTCTGTGAAGTTTATCAAAGAACCCAACTGCAGTGTGAAGAccaatgaaatgtttgaaatgaacCCGAATGAAGGGGTAGAAACCCTTTATTCATCTGTTCAAACTCAACACCATTCAGGCATCTTTGATCCAAACTCAATAATCTATTCCATTGTTCATAAAGGACAGTAG
- the LOC122136003 gene encoding uncharacterized protein LOC122136003 encodes MRSLTVTIRNLKMEDAGPYICRAGYGYLKQIHLNVIRAPQRPRPVQIFTSTIHPDQTISSLSNTPPHLSTSDLNPQSSTIRITDHHISSPAQISCCPSSLSLFVIIIIIITAGGLVLLLIFAASLVVSIWKKKTYGLVSSSAEGLHLTEKRRKENAYEKGNPAVVSHSHTAQSHDGFVLNKFHRPANTDTVDTDLDYMNVAAAVRNGVDPDQIYTELNASRQSDVYQSLRTDSVQEESIYHNIDQTPEH; translated from the exons ATGAGATCATTGACAGTGACCATCAGAAACCTGAAGATGGAAGATGCTGGACCATACATCTGTCGAGCTGGATATGGATACCTTAAACAAATCCATCTAAATGTGATCAGAG CTCCACAGAGACCAAGACCTGTCCAGATCTTTACCTCCACCATTCATCCAG ATCAAACGATCAGCTCACTTTCAAACACGCCGCCCCATTTGAGCACAtcagacttgaacccacaatccaGCACCATCAGGATCACAGATCATCACATCTCCTCACCAGCTCAGATCAGCTGCTGCCCTTCCTCTCTCA gtttatttgtcatcatcatcatcatcatcacagcaggaGGTCTGGTTTTGCTCCTGATTTTTGCTGCATCGCTTGTTGTTTCCATATGGAAGAAAAAGACTTAtg GTTTGGTCTCCTCTTCTGCTGAAGGGCTTCATCTgacagaaaagagaagaaaagag AATGCTTATGAGAAAGGAAACCCAGCTGTggtctcacactcacacacagctcAAAGTCATGATGGTTTTGTATTGAACAAATTTCACAGACCTGCAAACACAGATACAGTTGACACAGACCTCGACTACATGAATGTTGCTGCTGCAGTGAGAAACGGTGTGGATCCAGATCAGATCTACACAGAACTGAACGCCAGCAGACAGAGTGATGTTTATCAGAGTCTCAGAACTGATTCTGTTCAAGAAGAGTCCATCTATCACAATATTGATCAAACACCTGAACACTGA